One segment of Neobacillus endophyticus DNA contains the following:
- a CDS encoding SPOR domain-containing protein, whose protein sequence is MDNPKKGGTIKIRINGDQKTFQENLQSSEPQADQKPNLRVIKISPDPPSSDVVSETAAAQESADESFDWVIPESSNDEFEPYMVNKNPLSKKGGQKNIASFTPFAKKKNGRAIGPVFVSAFFAILVGTAIGIFMLKLVINEPGKKTQTVPAVTEESGKTNGTADSGKSVSASIEQMTTYIVQGGIYSSQDGAKDTVNQLNAKQIPAKIIDMNGKTYIFLGVADSIETAKSLCDQYKQNGAEDAFAKPLLVDGKKLSGITSTEKTFIETMPAIYKSLSNAASAALTANALPEDSLKAITALQKQLTSKDVKNSKVKKMQDELISANENIMSFQKSKDSKSLNDAEQHLLNYLSYYFSL, encoded by the coding sequence GTGGACAACCCTAAAAAAGGCGGTACGATCAAGATTAGAATAAACGGAGATCAGAAAACATTTCAAGAAAATCTCCAAAGCAGCGAACCACAAGCAGATCAAAAGCCGAATCTTAGAGTGATAAAAATAAGTCCTGACCCGCCAAGTTCTGATGTTGTTTCAGAAACGGCAGCAGCACAAGAGTCGGCTGATGAAAGTTTTGATTGGGTGATTCCCGAATCTTCTAATGATGAATTCGAACCATACATGGTCAATAAGAATCCATTATCCAAAAAAGGTGGGCAAAAGAACATTGCATCATTTACGCCTTTTGCCAAAAAGAAAAATGGCAGAGCCATTGGGCCTGTCTTTGTTTCTGCTTTTTTTGCCATTTTAGTTGGAACCGCAATCGGTATTTTTATGCTGAAGCTGGTGATCAATGAGCCGGGGAAAAAAACGCAGACGGTGCCTGCTGTGACAGAAGAATCCGGCAAGACAAATGGAACTGCTGACAGTGGAAAATCGGTATCCGCATCCATTGAGCAAATGACTACATATATCGTCCAGGGCGGAATTTATTCATCTCAGGATGGAGCCAAAGATACAGTGAATCAGCTTAATGCAAAACAGATTCCTGCGAAAATTATTGACATGAACGGAAAGACCTATATCTTCCTTGGTGTTGCTGATTCAATTGAAACAGCTAAGTCATTATGTGATCAATATAAACAGAACGGTGCAGAAGATGCATTTGCCAAACCACTTCTCGTTGATGGAAAGAAACTTTCTGGCATCACATCAACAGAAAAGACTTTCATTGAGACCATGCCGGCAATCTATAAATCACTTTCCAATGCTGCCTCAGCTGCTCTCACTGCCAATGCTCTCCCAGAAGATTCTCTGAAAGCAATAACCGCATTACAGAAACAATTAACATCAAAAGATGTCAAGAACAGCAAAGTGAAAAAAATGCAGGATGAATTAATCAGTGCAAATGAAAACATCATGTCATTTCAAAAAAGTAAAGATTCGAAGAGTTTAAATGATGCAGAACAGCACCTGTTAAATTACTTATCGTACTATTTTTCTTTGTAA
- a CDS encoding pilus assembly protein PilO: MKLHFSKKLIVSIGILLLVLFIVYFQFFYLVPLKNDLTQKQQSLSSEQKVLNTISRNASAKAASSVTMENTTDLQQKVPVKPMQDQFILDLEKAETISNSTIKSMSFSQDNDTATNTQNTNQSSNSSGTTGQTATNQGTANQQSSNVLPSSIKKLTVQLSVESPSYDQFETFISTLESLKRIVVVEAINYTGDLEITNLNQTIQPFSFNLTVSAYYMPNLEELQAQLPKVNAPAPAGKDNPLAQFPTVMSN; the protein is encoded by the coding sequence ATGAAGCTTCATTTCTCAAAAAAACTAATTGTGTCCATCGGTATTCTTTTATTAGTTTTATTCATTGTCTATTTCCAGTTTTTTTATTTAGTTCCATTAAAAAACGATTTGACACAAAAGCAGCAGAGTTTAAGTTCCGAACAAAAAGTTTTGAATACGATTTCTCGGAATGCTTCTGCTAAGGCTGCTTCCTCCGTAACGATGGAAAATACGACTGACTTACAGCAGAAAGTTCCAGTAAAACCTATGCAGGATCAGTTTATCCTGGATCTGGAAAAGGCGGAGACAATTTCTAATAGTACGATCAAATCAATGAGTTTTTCACAGGATAATGACACAGCAACCAATACACAAAATACGAATCAAAGCAGTAATTCAAGCGGGACAACTGGTCAAACTGCTACAAATCAAGGAACTGCCAATCAACAGTCATCAAATGTGCTCCCGTCATCTATAAAAAAGCTGACGGTGCAATTATCAGTGGAATCACCATCCTATGATCAGTTTGAAACGTTTATTTCCACGCTTGAATCTTTAAAACGAATTGTGGTAGTGGAGGCAATAAATTATACTGGAGATCTGGAAATCACGAATCTTAACCAAACGATCCAGCCTTTTTCCTTTAATCTTACGGTTTCTGCCTATTATATGCCGAATTTAGAAGAGTTACAGGCACAGCTGCCAAAAGTGAATGCTCCTGCACCTGCTGGGAAGGATAATCCTCTGGCGCAATTTCCAACTGTAATGAGTAATTAG
- a CDS encoding PilN domain-containing protein, which yields MLVEINLLPEKEPKKYRFWIFASGLGALFLIFGCYFYFQIQSVKSSIESVDQQISQTQKIEEQISSKPSNSANNTSVSQLKAAVDWAKNYPIQTIPVMQHLVALLPERGFIQNFTYADSGDIKLSVQFDLPSDAAYFLDNLNAAKWISGASLTLLTAGSNANSADSSTAANSSTASAASTNNQTDHTTTASSQTNSSTAGNTSAPVSSAVNTGVQTTSSGSSADSISNDYMPRYTGQFTITLNKDAAKKLMEQGQNDGTAEQGVNGS from the coding sequence ATGTTAGTAGAAATCAACCTGCTCCCAGAAAAAGAACCGAAAAAATATCGATTTTGGATCTTTGCTTCTGGTTTAGGCGCCCTTTTCTTAATTTTTGGCTGCTATTTTTATTTCCAAATTCAATCTGTTAAATCAAGTATCGAATCAGTTGATCAGCAGATTTCACAAACTCAAAAGATAGAAGAACAAATCAGTAGTAAGCCCTCAAATAGTGCTAATAATACGTCAGTCAGCCAATTAAAGGCTGCTGTTGATTGGGCAAAGAATTACCCTATCCAAACCATTCCTGTTATGCAGCATCTTGTTGCATTGCTGCCTGAACGCGGATTTATTCAGAATTTCACCTATGCAGATTCAGGAGATATCAAGCTCAGCGTTCAATTTGATTTACCAAGTGACGCGGCCTACTTTTTAGATAATCTCAATGCTGCCAAATGGATTAGTGGTGCAAGTCTTACATTACTTACAGCCGGCAGCAACGCGAATTCGGCTGATTCAAGTACTGCAGCCAATAGTAGTACTGCATCAGCGGCAAGTACTAATAACCAAACAGATCATACAACTACAGCGTCAAGTCAGACGAATAGTTCTACAGCTGGAAATACTTCTGCTCCAGTAAGCTCTGCGGTGAATACAGGAGTACAAACTACTTCTTCCGGAAGTTCTGCTGATTCTATATCGAATGATTATATGCCGCGTTATACAGGTCAATTTACCATTACATTAAATAAGGATGCGGCCAAGAAACTGATGGAACAGGGACAGAATGATGGGACTGCTGAGCAGGGAGTGAATGGATCATGA
- the pilM gene encoding type IV pilus biogenesis protein PilM, with product MAFSLLTPKKRIINIIINDHSIRYLELKQAQPLTVLKWGERILPPGLIQEGKIADYESLVNILEECIDEWKISRRSIRFIVPDQMVIIRKVSVPSDIEDDEIKGYLYLELGSTIHLPYEEPVFDIHLMGDNGKTKDVLLFAAPEQQVSEYVHLFNQVKLQPLAADISPLALYRVYDQLDQADHEEALFTIQFDLSSVNFCIFEGTVPLVMRQFSLPYDWETWEIKPGSLGKQEYKYKGNKEELDITFDEIYREISKLLDFYKYALKEKKKEITKFLVQGDHPMLKDIADEVAERFEIPVLTLYNEANSKGKTGGVPANLLLTLGLALKGVT from the coding sequence ATGGCTTTTTCCCTGCTTACACCCAAAAAAAGAATAATCAACATCATCATAAATGACCATTCCATTCGCTATTTGGAATTGAAGCAAGCTCAGCCCTTGACTGTACTTAAATGGGGAGAACGCATTTTGCCGCCAGGATTAATCCAAGAAGGGAAAATTGCTGATTACGAATCATTGGTAAATATCCTGGAAGAATGTATTGATGAATGGAAAATATCACGGCGATCAATTCGATTTATCGTTCCCGACCAAATGGTGATCATCCGGAAAGTATCGGTTCCATCTGATATCGAGGATGATGAAATTAAGGGATACTTATATTTGGAGTTAGGCTCGACGATTCACTTGCCCTATGAGGAACCCGTATTTGATATCCATCTAATGGGAGATAACGGAAAAACCAAAGATGTCTTGTTATTCGCGGCGCCAGAACAGCAAGTATCCGAATATGTTCATTTATTTAATCAGGTAAAACTTCAACCGCTTGCAGCAGATATTTCGCCGCTAGCATTATATCGTGTATATGATCAGCTGGATCAGGCAGATCATGAAGAAGCGCTTTTTACTATTCAGTTTGATTTATCCAGCGTAAATTTCTGCATTTTTGAAGGAACAGTTCCACTTGTCATGAGACAATTTTCGCTGCCGTATGATTGGGAAACATGGGAAATCAAACCCGGATCACTGGGCAAGCAGGAATACAAATATAAAGGCAATAAGGAAGAATTAGATATAACATTTGACGAAATATATCGAGAAATTAGTAAATTGTTAGACTTTTATAAGTATGCATTAAAAGAAAAAAAGAAGGAAATCACAAAGTTTCTTGTGCAAGGTGATCATCCGATGTTAAAGGATATTGCAGATGAAGTGGCAGAGAGATTTGAAATTCCCGTATTGACACTCTATAACGAGGCAAATTCGAAGGGGAAAACGGGGGGCGTGCCGGCTAATCTGTTATTAACACTGGGTCTCGCGTTAAAAGGGGTGACATAA
- a CDS encoding prepilin peptidase, with protein sequence MNTILLIIFFLYGITLGSFFNVVGLRVPVKKSIVKPRSACPTCGHKLTALELIPVFSYLMQKGKCRGCQSRISPIYPMMEFLTGLLFAITPNIIGWSGELFVALTLISMFMIIVVSDIQYMIIPDKILIWFAGIFLLERIMWPLSPWWDSLLGAAAGFVLLLVIAIITKGGMGGGDIKLYGLLGLVLGIKLVLLSFFLSTFFGAVFGGLALLLSIVKRRQPIPFGPFIAAGTLTAYFWGSDIIQIYLTFLNHGF encoded by the coding sequence ATGAACACAATTCTCTTAATCATATTTTTTCTATACGGTATCACCCTAGGCTCCTTCTTCAATGTGGTCGGCCTTCGGGTTCCTGTGAAAAAATCAATAGTAAAACCACGGTCTGCCTGCCCAACTTGCGGGCACAAGTTAACAGCATTAGAATTAATACCAGTATTTTCGTATTTGATGCAAAAGGGGAAATGCCGCGGCTGTCAGTCGCGGATTTCTCCTATCTATCCAATGATGGAATTCCTTACAGGATTATTATTCGCTATTACTCCAAATATAATAGGATGGTCAGGGGAGTTATTCGTAGCCTTAACACTCATTTCAATGTTCATGATTATTGTAGTCTCCGATATTCAGTATATGATCATCCCTGATAAAATTCTTATTTGGTTTGCAGGGATTTTTTTATTGGAGCGGATCATGTGGCCGCTTTCTCCATGGTGGGACAGCCTTCTTGGGGCCGCTGCCGGTTTTGTTCTTCTTCTTGTGATTGCTATCATCACCAAAGGTGGTATGGGGGGCGGTGATATTAAGCTTTATGGATTACTGGGACTTGTGCTGGGAATAAAACTTGTCCTTCTCTCATTTTTTCTCTCCACTTTCTTTGGAGCGGTGTTTGGCGGATTGGCTCTCCTGCTTAGTATCGTTAAACGGCGTCAGCCCATTCCGTTTGGTCCATTTATTGCTGCAGGAACATTGACAGCCTATTTTTGGGGTTCAGACATTATACAAATATATCTAACATTTCTTAATCACGGATTTTAA
- a CDS encoding type II secretion system protein, whose translation MMKKKLKDQKGMTLIELLAVIVILGIISAIAIPSILGLIDNSKKDAHVANARQMINSAKLAVTGDSTLQPANGATVYVTLKYLEDKGYVETVKDPDGTNSGYAVGDGTAGSSKPSSGSYVQISADSSGKLSYSVFLTNGTRSVKNTDGTPVSEDKLSRDSVN comes from the coding sequence ATCATGAAGAAAAAACTTAAAGATCAAAAAGGGATGACCTTAATCGAACTATTGGCCGTTATTGTTATTTTGGGGATTATTTCTGCCATTGCGATCCCTAGTATTTTAGGGTTGATTGATAATAGTAAAAAGGATGCGCATGTAGCCAATGCACGACAAATGATTAACTCTGCGAAATTGGCTGTTACAGGGGATTCGACACTACAACCTGCTAATGGAGCTACAGTTTATGTTACATTAAAGTATTTAGAAGATAAGGGATATGTTGAAACAGTTAAAGATCCAGATGGAACTAATAGTGGATATGCTGTAGGAGATGGAACTGCGGGATCGTCTAAACCTTCTAGTGGTTCATATGTTCAAATTTCTGCAGATAGTTCAGGGAAACTCTCATACTCTGTATTTCTGACAAATGGTACCAGATCTGTAAAGAATACCGATGGTACTCCAGTTTCTGAAGATAAATTATCCAGAGATAGTGTTAATTAA
- a CDS encoding type II secretion system protein produces MLKKARDQKGMTLIELLAVVVILGIISAIAIPSILGLIDNSKKDAHIANARQMIDAAKRVISSERTAMPSAGNSKIIPLQYFENGGYLETVKDPDGNNSSYTTKGTSISDLTGTDVSKAPTNDSYVLIVNPSNGSLVYYVRLVNSARGIQTESKAPVAESDLSRDNIH; encoded by the coding sequence GTGTTAAAAAAGGCTAGAGATCAAAAAGGGATGACCCTAATTGAATTGCTGGCGGTAGTGGTCATTCTTGGAATCATCTCAGCGATCGCCATTCCATCAATATTGGGTTTAATCGATAATTCGAAAAAAGACGCTCATATCGCGAATGCCCGGCAGATGATCGATGCTGCTAAAAGGGTCATATCTTCTGAACGAACGGCAATGCCATCAGCAGGCAATAGTAAAATCATTCCCTTGCAATATTTTGAGAATGGCGGGTATTTAGAAACGGTTAAAGATCCCGACGGCAACAATAGTAGTTATACTACAAAAGGTACTTCCATTTCTGATTTAACAGGAACTGATGTTTCAAAAGCGCCTACAAATGATTCCTATGTATTAATTGTCAACCCATCAAATGGGAGTTTGGTCTATTATGTCCGGCTTGTTAACTCGGCAAGAGGGATTCAGACAGAAAGTAAGGCTCCTGTTGCTGAGTCTGATTTATCAAGGGATAATATTCATTAA
- a CDS encoding type II secretion system F family protein: protein MARFKYSGRDRTGKKQGIIQAGSRRDALAKLKEDGIRVIEMTELPETFLTKDLSIGNPVKLQHFVIYLRQFATLLKAGVTVVEATAIMALQTESKALKKALLDVEGELREGKALSDAVSNHKKIFNSMFINMVKSGEVSGNLDVTLDRLAEHFEKQHFTRQKIVAALSYPIVVAIVAVAVVIFLLVSVVPTFVTMFSDLHGKLPAITRFVLSASGFMQSYWWLIAILIILFVILFTYLKSNLKTKYYLDYAALRMPIFGPLVQKAALARMMRTLSSLFSSSVPILQAMVIVEKVVENEVIAKVIQGSRASLEKGQSMTEPMKKHWAFPPLVTQMIKIGEETGALDAMLSKIAEFYEKEVETGTDRLKSLIEPVMIVILASLVGTIVTAIMIPMFDIFNQFQQVNK, encoded by the coding sequence ATGGCTAGGTTTAAATATTCAGGGCGCGATCGAACCGGGAAAAAGCAAGGGATTATACAAGCAGGTTCACGAAGAGATGCATTGGCAAAGCTAAAGGAAGATGGAATTCGAGTCATTGAAATGACGGAACTACCGGAAACTTTTTTAACAAAAGATCTTTCTATTGGAAATCCAGTGAAACTCCAGCATTTTGTGATCTATTTACGACAGTTCGCTACTTTGCTAAAAGCAGGGGTTACTGTTGTTGAAGCGACAGCGATCATGGCGCTGCAAACGGAAAGTAAAGCATTAAAGAAGGCGCTATTGGACGTGGAAGGGGAATTAAGGGAAGGAAAAGCTTTATCAGACGCTGTTTCCAACCATAAAAAAATCTTTAACTCGATGTTTATCAATATGGTAAAATCCGGCGAAGTGAGCGGTAATTTAGACGTAACGCTTGACCGGTTAGCAGAGCATTTTGAAAAGCAGCATTTTACTAGACAGAAAATAGTTGCAGCTCTTTCTTATCCCATTGTTGTCGCGATTGTGGCGGTGGCAGTCGTTATTTTCTTACTTGTTTCTGTTGTTCCAACTTTTGTTACAATGTTTAGCGATCTTCATGGAAAACTGCCGGCTATCACAAGGTTTGTGTTATCGGCAAGCGGTTTTATGCAGTCATACTGGTGGCTGATTGCCATTTTGATAATTCTTTTCGTTATTTTGTTCACGTATTTGAAAAGTAATTTAAAAACCAAGTATTATTTGGATTATGCGGCATTAAGGATGCCAATATTTGGGCCATTAGTTCAAAAAGCGGCGTTGGCAAGAATGATGAGAACTCTCAGTTCATTATTCTCAAGTTCTGTACCCATTTTGCAAGCCATGGTAATTGTCGAAAAGGTCGTGGAAAACGAAGTAATTGCCAAAGTTATACAGGGATCACGTGCATCCCTAGAAAAGGGACAATCCATGACAGAACCAATGAAAAAGCATTGGGCTTTTCCTCCGCTTGTAACGCAAATGATTAAAATTGGCGAGGAAACAGGGGCTCTTGATGCCATGTTATCAAAAATTGCCGAGTTTTATGAAAAAGAGGTTGAGACGGGGACAGATCGGCTAAAGTCTTTAATTGAGCCGGTCATGATCGTTATCCTAGCTAGTCTAGTTGGGACGATCGTAACAGCGATTATGATTCCAATGTTTGATATTTTCAACCAATTTCAACAAGTAAACAAATAG
- a CDS encoding type IV pilus twitching motility protein PilT, whose protein sequence is MKEKIDAILKAAVEYKASDVHLSVGVPPVMRINGDLKRYGTEKLLPADTEGMAKAIIPEDKWELFKSKGELDFSYGSPGISRFRVNAFHQRKSISLALRTVSSRTPTIEELDLPEIITKLIEKPHGLILVTGPTGSGKSTTLASMIDYMNRTMRKHIITLEDPIEYLHRHGNSIIDQREIGYDTMTYAAGLKAALRQDPDVILLGEMRDLETISTAITAAETGHLVLGTLHTSSAPTTINRVIDVFPSGQQPQVRTQLASVLVGIISQRLFPTSDQKGRKAATEVLVNNPAIANLIRNEKIHQIQSTLQTSRAQGMHTLEMSIRELIDRGIIEKDAAVQYLHEKMMQNG, encoded by the coding sequence ATGAAGGAAAAAATAGATGCAATATTAAAAGCTGCTGTTGAATATAAAGCTTCAGATGTGCATTTATCAGTTGGGGTTCCGCCTGTTATGCGTATCAATGGCGATTTAAAAAGATACGGAACCGAGAAATTGCTGCCTGCAGATACAGAAGGTATGGCAAAAGCAATAATACCTGAAGATAAGTGGGAGTTATTTAAATCAAAGGGTGAGCTGGATTTTTCCTATGGCTCTCCTGGAATATCCCGGTTTAGGGTCAATGCCTTCCACCAGCGCAAAAGTATATCACTAGCATTAAGAACGGTGTCATCCAGAACACCAACGATTGAAGAACTGGACTTGCCGGAAATCATTACAAAGTTAATCGAAAAACCACATGGTCTTATTTTGGTTACCGGTCCAACAGGAAGCGGTAAATCGACTACGCTTGCCTCGATGATCGATTATATGAACCGGACCATGCGGAAGCATATCATTACATTGGAAGATCCCATTGAATATCTGCATCGGCACGGCAATTCCATCATCGACCAGCGTGAAATAGGCTATGATACGATGACATATGCGGCTGGATTGAAAGCAGCACTTAGACAAGACCCTGATGTTATTCTTTTGGGAGAGATGCGGGATCTGGAGACGATTTCGACTGCGATTACCGCAGCAGAAACAGGTCACCTTGTTTTGGGGACACTCCATACTTCAAGCGCACCGACTACGATTAACCGGGTTATTGATGTTTTTCCATCTGGCCAGCAGCCGCAAGTACGGACCCAGTTAGCATCTGTGTTGGTTGGAATTATTTCACAGCGTCTTTTCCCAACATCAGATCAAAAAGGCCGAAAAGCGGCAACAGAAGTATTGGTAAATAACCCGGCAATAGCGAATTTGATCAGGAACGAAAAAATTCATCAAATTCAAAGTACGCTCCAGACTTCTAGAGCACAGGGGATGCATACACTTGAAATGAGTATTCGAGAATTGATTGATCGTGGAATTATTGAAAAGGATGCAGCAGTTCAATATTTACATGAAAAGATGATGCAAAATGGCTAG
- a CDS encoding GspE/PulE family protein yields the protein MIQPRKRLGDLLVEAGLLTEDQLQTTLKEKTPNQKLGEALLQRGYITEQQLIEVLEFQLGIPHISLFHYPFDTKLFTLIPKETARRKLIVPLKREANKLYVAMWDPMDFILIDDLRLSTGFHIEPAISTKGDILRTINKYYNADDGLDELLVELPQNERGRTDDTNDQDSPIVKLVNQILTNAVIQRASDIHIDPQETKILVRYRIDGVLRIDRILPQSMLSVLTARIKIMANLDITEHRIPQDGRINLNLEFHPIDLRVSTLPTVYGEKIVMRLLDMSSTLSDINKIGFNALNLKRFTELIEKPTGIVLITGPTGSGKSSTLYAALNKINNDEVNIITIEDPVEYQLEGISQVQVNQNVGMTFAAGLRSILRQDPNIIMVGEIRDTETAEVAIRASLTGHLVLSTLHTNDSIGTVTRLLDMGVEPFMLASSLAGIVAQRLVRRVCRDCMEAQEPSKREIEIFAKRGLKIEKIHRGKGCSSCNMTGYKGRIALHEVLVINEEIRRSIMNGESFQRIKEIAIKNKTIFLLDDGLLKVKQGLTTTEEVLRVAMLE from the coding sequence ATGATTCAGCCTAGAAAACGCCTTGGAGATTTATTGGTGGAAGCTGGTCTTTTAACAGAAGATCAGCTTCAAACTACATTAAAAGAGAAAACCCCAAATCAAAAGCTGGGGGAGGCATTATTACAAAGAGGTTATATAACGGAGCAACAATTAATAGAAGTACTAGAGTTTCAGCTTGGAATACCACATATTAGTTTATTCCATTATCCGTTTGATACGAAACTATTTACTCTTATTCCAAAAGAAACAGCGAGAAGAAAATTAATCGTTCCGCTTAAACGGGAAGCAAATAAACTTTATGTAGCCATGTGGGATCCAATGGATTTTATTCTGATTGATGACTTGCGTCTGTCGACTGGATTTCATATTGAGCCTGCTATTTCCACAAAAGGTGATATCTTACGAACGATTAATAAATACTATAATGCTGACGATGGTTTGGACGAATTATTGGTTGAATTGCCGCAAAATGAAAGAGGCAGAACGGATGATACTAATGATCAGGATTCGCCGATCGTTAAACTAGTCAATCAGATTTTAACAAACGCTGTGATCCAACGTGCAAGTGACATCCATATTGATCCGCAGGAAACTAAAATTCTTGTTCGTTATCGAATTGACGGGGTCTTAAGGATCGATCGCATTCTACCGCAATCCATGTTAAGTGTTTTAACCGCCAGAATTAAAATTATGGCTAATCTTGATATAACCGAACACCGTATTCCTCAAGATGGACGAATTAATTTGAATCTTGAGTTTCATCCGATCGATTTGCGGGTTTCCACACTTCCCACAGTTTATGGCGAAAAAATTGTTATGCGGCTTCTTGATATGAGCTCAACTTTAAGTGATATTAATAAGATCGGTTTTAATGCGCTTAATTTAAAGCGGTTTACCGAACTAATTGAGAAACCAACAGGGATCGTTCTTATCACCGGGCCAACGGGCTCAGGTAAATCTTCGACCCTTTATGCAGCACTTAACAAAATAAATAATGATGAGGTCAATATTATTACGATCGAGGATCCAGTAGAATACCAGCTGGAAGGAATCAGCCAAGTACAAGTGAATCAAAATGTCGGTATGACCTTTGCAGCCGGTCTGCGTTCTATTCTTCGTCAAGATCCTAATATTATTATGGTGGGAGAAATTCGGGATACTGAAACAGCTGAAGTCGCCATTCGTGCTTCGCTGACTGGACATTTAGTATTAAGTACCTTGCATACAAATGATTCGATTGGTACGGTTACACGGCTCCTTGATATGGGGGTAGAACCGTTCATGCTGGCATCTTCACTGGCTGGTATCGTAGCTCAGCGTCTCGTTCGAAGAGTATGCCGCGACTGTATGGAAGCACAAGAACCATCGAAACGCGAGATTGAAATTTTCGCCAAGAGAGGTTTGAAAATTGAAAAAATACATCGGGGGAAAGGTTGTTCCTCTTGTAATATGACCGGCTATAAAGGCAGGATTGCCTTGCATGAAGTTCTGGTTATTAATGAAGAGATTCGTCGTTCTATTATGAATGGGGAATCATTTCAAAGAATAAAAGAAATTGCGATAAAGAATAAAACCATCTTTTTGCTTGATGATGGACTATTAAAGGTTAAACAAGGCTTAACAACAACTGAAGAAGTTTTACGTGTAGCCATGCTGGAGTAG
- a CDS encoding G5 domain-containing protein, whose translation MRKIPQSLKLFIVLILCTAYVYSFSHLGVKAYSLFHSNATVFPAGTSVATISIAGETKDEAVKQINAKISDWIKNSKIVLRYNNKSIPVDTESFVFNAKATLDHVNNGQNNPVSTSINESSFTKTLNSFQSNVTFSQINKQKLMNQLVSLAADLHPGVYELRLEEYFSNSAKSAALVDVKINPANAPEDLPTAVGILKSIDVKGQSTFSLLSFAEQKKMQDFSSDSLSIIASGIYQAILQTNFTILERNTSQAVPEYTSPGFEAKVDLQKNDDFVFANPNHNSYQIELEWLSDGMHITLFGQKFANTYKIDARNIQYFSPKTIVQYSPILNQGQINVQVAGKKGLLVKVYRKEYQNGLLVHNELISEDFYPPVPRVEIHPLVETGTSSNLSSPDQVSNGESGANTSNSVTESSNEQSTNQANSGESSTQEPSNKSGTKQPPVTSTK comes from the coding sequence GTGAGAAAGATCCCACAAAGCTTAAAGCTTTTTATTGTTCTTATTCTTTGTACTGCCTATGTCTATAGTTTCTCCCACTTAGGGGTAAAGGCATATAGCTTATTCCATTCCAATGCTACTGTTTTTCCGGCAGGTACTTCAGTTGCAACGATCAGTATTGCTGGAGAAACAAAAGATGAGGCAGTAAAACAAATAAATGCGAAAATTTCTGATTGGATCAAAAATTCGAAAATTGTTCTTCGATATAATAATAAATCCATCCCGGTAGATACAGAATCATTTGTATTTAATGCAAAAGCAACTTTAGATCATGTAAATAACGGACAAAATAATCCAGTAAGCACATCCATTAATGAGTCATCATTTACTAAAACGCTAAATTCTTTTCAGTCGAATGTTACATTCAGTCAAATTAATAAGCAAAAACTTATGAACCAGCTTGTGAGCCTTGCGGCAGATTTACATCCTGGTGTTTATGAATTAAGACTGGAAGAATATTTCTCAAACAGTGCAAAGTCCGCTGCTCTCGTCGATGTCAAAATCAATCCAGCAAATGCTCCAGAGGATTTGCCAACTGCGGTTGGTATTCTTAAGTCCATTGATGTGAAAGGACAATCTACCTTCTCACTATTGAGCTTTGCAGAGCAGAAAAAAATGCAAGACTTCTCATCCGATTCCTTGAGTATCATCGCATCAGGTATTTATCAGGCGATCTTACAAACAAACTTCACTATTTTAGAGAGAAATACAAGTCAGGCAGTTCCAGAATATACCTCACCGGGATTTGAAGCGAAAGTAGATCTCCAGAAAAATGACGATTTTGTGTTTGCCAATCCTAATCATAATTCGTATCAAATTGAATTAGAATGGCTTTCAGATGGAATGCATATCACATTATTTGGGCAGAAGTTTGCAAACACTTATAAAATTGATGCTAGAAATATTCAATATTTTTCTCCAAAAACCATTGTTCAATATAGTCCAATCCTAAATCAGGGACAGATAAATGTGCAGGTTGCCGGAAAAAAAGGGTTGTTAGTCAAGGTTTACCGGAAAGAGTATCAAAATGGACTGTTAGTGCATAATGAACTGATTTCAGAAGATTTCTACCCTCCTGTTCCTAGAGTAGAAATCCATCCACTTGTGGAAACTGGCACTTCTTCCAACTTGAGTTCGCCTGATCAAGTTAGTAATGGGGAATCTGGTGCCAATACTTCTAATTCTGTGACCGAGTCTAGTAATGAACAATCTACGAATCAAGCAAACTCTGGAGAAAGCAGTACACAAGAGCCGTCTAATAAATCGGGTACTAAACAACCACCAGTTACAAGCACTAAGTGA